One Rhinolophus ferrumequinum isolate MPI-CBG mRhiFer1 chromosome 10, mRhiFer1_v1.p, whole genome shotgun sequence genomic window, GGTCCTGCGGGGCCGTGTGAGGATCAGTGCAACTGAGAAAAGGCCACACGAGAGCCTGGAGATGACCGACTCGCAAAGGCGCAAGGCCCATGTCAGCCAgagtgggcagggccagggctgtgCAGACAGACGGCTGCTTTCACAGCAGGCTTTCTGGCCGTggggggtgtggagggtgggCGTTAGGACAAGGTCTGGAAAATTTTAGTGACTCTCAACTTGAGGAAGGAAGCTGCCTCGGGAACCCCAGGCGCCCTGATGCCCCCTCGGCTGGCTcaggcttttcttttcattccgtCTACGTGCCCCACCTGCAGGCCGTACCCTTCCTGCAAACCCCAGCGCCATGTTGTCTGGGGTCCTGGTGGGCCAGAGCTGGCCCCCCACCAATAGGATGCACGGAGCTCCAAAGCCTCCAGGGATGGGAGTGGGCAGGACCTTGCCAGGTGCCAGCCTGCCCCACCTGTGGGGGAAGGCCCGCCTCACatgctccctgctccctcctggtGGGGGTCCCGCCTGGGACCTCCCTCCTCACCCCGTAGAGCCTCAGCTCCAGCCCACCTGCCACCCGTTCCCTAGTCCTCCCCCCACCGCCAGCCAGCCGGGATTCCAAAGGCCTGGACCTTCCTGGTGGGGAGTGTGGGGAGGGACACCCCCAGTCAGAGTTCAGATGCCCCCAGCGAAGTCCTCACACACCCCATCCTACTGTCCAAGTGGGACGGGCCTCCCAAGGTGTCTGGTTTAGGTGGACACGTGGCTGGGACTCAGCACACACCAGACGGGACAGAGgcacagccaccaccaccaccaccagggaCAACCGGCAGGCGTGGCATCCTGTCCACGGAGGCCTGTGGGTGGGGCAGCGGGACCCTCAGGCCCTGTGCTGTCTCAACAACCATCCCAGCGAGGGCACCCCCTCCACAGAGCCTGCCTCTGGGGTCACGGGCAGCAGTGTCCGCCTGTTCCCAGGCAAGCGCAGTGCTGGGGACCCCTGTGCACCTGGGGACAGATGTGGGCAGTGGGGGGGTCTCCCGGCCGGGACCCATACTGACAGCCTCTGAGGTGACAGCCACCTTCTGCTTGTCCTCGTCACTGTCGGAAGCCACCAGAGAGGCGTTCCTGGACACACACACGTTCCAGGCACACGGGGAGGCAGGGCCAACTGCAAGACAGGGACCCAGTGACAGGTGAGGGCGGTGGGGCCGCCAAATTCGTGTGGCATGCGAGAATGTCAACCTGCATAATGGACAGAACCTGTCCCACGTACTGTCTGGGGCTGTCCCCATGAAGGGGCTGTTCTCCCCCTGCAGGGAGGGCCCCCACTCAGCCTGGTGGCTTCTAAGTCCCACCCCTCCCTTGTGGACCTGACGCCCTGGCAGCTTCCAAGTCTGTGCAGTGGGGCTCCGGGTCAAAGGCTCTGAACAGACGCCCAAGGCCACGGAGGTAGCACAGCACACACGCGTGACTGCACCAACCAAGGGCCAGGACACCGCTGGGTCGGGAAGGCCCTCACTGCCCGCCAGGGCGCTGGGGTTCTGCAGGCCTGTCAGACCCCACTCCAAGGGCCACCCGggggccctgccctgccctcggAGCTGCGCCTACTCACAGGTTTTCTCTGGGCCCTGGTTCAGGCCGTCCTGGGCATCGCCGAGGCCTGTGTCCACTGGGGAGCTGCACCTGGGCCCCGACTCAGAGCTGCGGACGAGGATGAGCCTGAGCCTCTGCCCGGGACACATGGCCCATGGCGGACGGGGTCGCCGCCCAGCCAGCCCCTTACCAGCAGAAAGGCTGGAAGTCGGTAAACTTGGCCCAGCCCTTCTCCTCCAGAGCCGAGGTGCTGGGGGCGCTGGCTGCCCACACACTGGAACCCACATCCATCGCCACTCCGGGGGCCGAAGCCGTGGGGCTCACCGGCTCATCAAACACCGTCCACGTGCCTGCCAGGGGGAGACGCCAGGCCCAGCTGACACCGAGGCCCCACAGAGGCAGTGCCGGCGCCGGTGGACGGGATGGCTGGGGGGCTGTCAGGACTGAGCCAAAGCACCTGCCACCAACCCCGTGTCCTTGCATTTGGGGTCACAGGAAAGCCATCGCCTTCAGGGCCATGTGCTCCAAAGTGCAGACAGGTCAGTGGGCGTCAGGCCCGTGGGAGCCCCTGCCACTCCCAGGCCAGATCTCCAAACGCCCCAGCACCCGTGTCCCCTGCACAGCCTGGACACTGGCCCCCAAGCATCTACCTTCTGAGCCACTGTCCACGCGGGGAACTTCCTtctgggcagcagctggagaggccgCCACCCGAGCCGCACCCGCGTCTGCCTCCTCCCCGTCCCGGCCTCCACGCGCCAGGCCATTCTCTGAGGCATGAGGGCCCCCAAACCTGGGGAGAGGCAGTCAGAGCAGGGGCGTCACAGCACCCGGAGGCCCCACTCCCTGGGGAAGCTCCGGGAGGACGGGCGGGCCACACACCTGGCTCTGGCCGTCACCCGGGCAGCACAGCGCGTGTCCTGGTCCTCCCAGATGTCATCGTCCTCGTCATCGTCAAAGGGCTGGATGTGGTCCCCACAGCAGGCCTCAAACAGAGCCGCGCTGGGCTGCGACAGCGCCCGCCTGTCCCTCACTGCCCCCATGGAGAACCCCCGCTGgccccccccaccctgccccgtCCACCAAGCACCGAGCGGGGACTCACGCTGTCCTCATCGGCGTCGATGTTGAAGTTTATCTCTGTGATCCTGTCAAACGGGGCACTGAAATGACAGCCGACGCTCAGCACCTGGCCCTGGGGCTTGTCCCCTTAGGGGACACTACCTCACCAGGGACACGGTGTCCCTGACACACCaagaggggctgggctgggggtcctggggagggaagggggagatgACGCCACATGTGGACCTGGGGGTCTGCAGCCCCGAGGTGACGGCTCGTGGCCAGTGCAGAACTGGACGTCACCTGGCAGCAATGGGCAGCGAGGGCGTGGAGGGGGGCTGGGATGGCAGTGGCACCCCCACACCCGGCCCCGTTCACGCTCACTTGTTCTCTGCACCTGTGGATGGAGAACCCAGGGCTGGCCCCACCCAGCTGCTCTGTCTGGTCTGTGCGGTGACAACCTGCTCCCGTGAGGATGTCTCAGGAGGAGCCTTGAGGCCGTGCTCTGCCCAGTCGCCCACAGCGGGTCTGTGGGGCGGGGTCACACTTGGCTGTCGGCTGAGGAAACGGTGTGATGGCCTCTAGGGCCAGGACCTGGTCAGACTGAGCGGAACGCAACTCCTTCCCAAAGGGACCGCAAATGGGGGGGTGTGCGGTGGTGAAGGCTCCAGTCGGGGTCATGGCATGGGTGGGAGGCAGCCCCAAGGGACGCAGGGCGCCTGCTGGCGCAGGGCCGGGGGCAGACAGCGAGGTCGCAGAGAAGGTGTCGCAACCCAGGTGTCCTGTGGGCTCACTTGACGCTGTCGTCCTGCTCTGCAAACTCCTCATCATTGAAGCCAAACTGGTCCACGAAGGTGGCCGTCATCTGCTGGACCTGGTACTCGGAGAAAGCCTGGGGGAGATGGCGTCACAGGGCAGGCTCAGCCTCCAGGAGCCCCCCAAATCCTGCCCACACGGGGTGTGTGTTCACGTGCGGTTGGTCACGTCTCAACAGCCCCGTTTAATGTTTAATTCACCCACCGTGTCCAGGGGTCCCCTCAGTGTAAGTGGCCCTGGGGGTCTGCCCCTCGTGAAAGGGTGCGTGGGCGGGGCCTAGTTCCCAGGCAGCATGGTGACGCCCGGGCGTAGGACGCCTAGAGGCCTAAGAGCTGCCCAGAGTGCAGGGAAGGGCCTGGTGGGCACGGAGCTGGCCACACGCACCTGCTGCAGGGACAGCTCGTTAGGGAAAGCGCCCTCCATGTCCTCATCGTCACTCgaggggtggaggtggtgggtgCTTACCTGAAACAGCAGTGGGTGGACATGAGCCCCACACCGGGGCTTCTGACGAGCCGGGCGGGACTGAGGGCCTCAGGGCTCTGAAGCCTGGACACCCAGCCACAGGCTGCACGGCCTGGTGCTCACCAGGTCCACGGCATTCCTGCGGTTGGTCTCCGTCAGCGTCTCCTCCACGAAGCTCTCCCAGCGCCCACGGCAGTCCGCAGGGAGCCCTGCAGGGAGTGGGAGCCTGGTCACCAAAGAGGGCGGGACAAGTGCCATGGCGGAGGTCCAGGAGGGCCCTGAGGTGACATCTGGGGTGGctgtggggggaagggaggccgaggcccctgccccaggcccaccCCGGGCTCCCAGTGCCTGTGGCCCCCACACACCATGACTGTCTCCTCACACACTCCTCTGTGCAAACACTGTCCGTGAGCACATGGCCATCTTCCTCCTGCCCAACTGTCCCAAAGCCCCACACGTCCTTGCTACGAAGCTGGCGTGACCAAGGCGCTAGTCCCCTCGGGGGCCTGGGCTCGTGGGGCCTCACCGTCCGTCCCCATAAGGCCCTCCTTGACCCCTCGGAcctgccctgcctcctggccATCCCTGGGCTCCCGTGCCCCTCGGCACCCTGGGAACACACTGCTCACACTGGCCTGGGCGTCCCCTCCCCAGCGAGGCCACATAGGCCCTTCTGAACCGCCAGCCTTCCCGTCTGAACCGAGACCCTGCCCCGGAGCTCAGTCCATGAAGTTTGGGGCCCAGGAGCTGCAGACTGTCCAGGATGTGAGAGGGGAGGGGCCGGGTCCAGGGGACAAAGGCTACCTCCTCGGCTCCCAGACTTGTGCTAGGAAGGTCCCCAAAGCCACCTGACTTCAGGGAGCAGCCAGACTGTGGGCAGAAGCGTGGGGTTCTGCCAGGACCTGGCAGGCGTGAGCAGCACGCTGACCGGTTACCTGTGAGCCAGCCTGAGCCGTGAACTGCCTGGAGACCGAATAGATGTCTGCCTCGCGGAACGGACACATGCCCAGGCACCCTGCGGGGAGATTCCCCGTGGGAAGGCAGGCGCATGTCCTCACCTCGGATGACCTCTCCGACAGGCGTGTGCGCGGGGCCCCGCTCCAGGTTCCGTACCACCGCGTTGGCGATCCGCGTAAGGTGGCCCATGTTCCCACGCCTCATGCCTCCGGCAGCCCTGAAAGTGAACGCAGCGACGGGGCGCTGCTGGCCGGGCCTTGTCCCACCGCCCCCCGAGGGTCCCCTCACAGCCTCGCCTGCCCGCAGGACACTGGTTTTTGGAGCGCGCCTGCTCCGTGCCAGCCACTCACTCACTCTCACTCCCAGGTGCTAATGAGGCAGATGCTGCTCCTACCTCCACTGTACGGACCAGAAAATGGGCGTGCGTGGGGCTCAGAGCTCGTGCTCCCCACATGCACCATGAGCCCTCTGCACCGGCGCTGCGGCCCTTCCAGGGCTGCCCCCTCACCCACTTGCAGAGCCACTGCCTGAGGGGAAACCCAGCGCAGCAGCAGAAGGCATGACAGGTTACTGCAAAGGCCCCCTGCTACAGTGCCCACCGAGGGAGCTGCAGGCTCCAGAAAAATCCAACGGGCCCCAGAGTGGGCGGGGCTCTGGGGCGGGGCCTGTCTCGGGCTCTCTGGCTGCACAAGTCACCAGCCCTCACTGGTGCACACTCCCTGCCTCCGGTCCACCTCTCCATCCAGGCTGCCATGAACACGTGGCTTTGCGTCCAGCCTTTCTGCTGCTACACCCACGACCCAACAGGAGAGCTCTGCGTTCAACGTGCTCATGTGTCTAGAAACGCAGCACTCGGGTCAGAGTGGACAGTCTGCTCTCGACCACATTCTCCCTGACAGCCCGACGACGCGCCGAAGAGGAAGCCGAGGTGAGCACCTGAGCTGAAGAGCCCAGCCCGGCAGAGGAAGGGGTCAGGGCGGCCAGGTGGAACTGCCACAGGTGACGCTGGGAAGGGCCTGTGAcctgccagccagccagggcGGAGCCCGCAGCCTGAGGACAGCTGTGAGCCCTCAAGGGCAGGTGTGCACAGAAAGGCTCGGCGCAGGGTCATACGGGTGACACGTGCACTGGGCCCGGGGCACACTGATATTGGAGAACGGACACCGGTGGGTTCAGTCACAGCACTGAACAGGGGAGGTGAGAGCCCCCCAGGAGCAGCACTCAGGCAGTGAGGTGGCGGTGGGTGGGGGCTGCCACACTGGACCCTGCCGGCCACACTGGGGACCTGGGTGGCCAAGACTTTCAGGCAAGGGTGACACCATCTGTGTTTTCAGAAAGAGCCCAGCTGCTCACGTGACGGGAGGCTGGATGGGGCGAGTAGGACGTGGCCTGGACATGCTTTTGAGGGTTCGAAGGCTCAGTGAGAGAAGTGGCTGGTGCTGGGATGGGGAGATGGCAGGAGCCGGGCCACAGTGCAGGCCCTGGTGGCTCTGCCTGTCTCTCCTGCTCAGCTCCCTGCGCCCTGGCCTTTCCCAGCAGCCCCAGCGGCTGTTTCCCCAGTAGCAGGACCCCTCTCTTGAAACCCAAGCCCGAGTGCCCGGTGGTCCTCACTGTGTGTGGTCGTTGGCTTCCCAGGCTTCCAGGATCCTCTGGACCAGGCAGCACTTCTGAAACAGCTGGGGGACAGGCGGCTCTGGTCAGGCTCTGAGGGGCTTAGCAGGCAACGCGCAGGTGCACGCAGGTGGGCGGAGCACTCGGGGCAAACGCGAAGGCCCGGGAATGGAGAGGCGTGTCATGTCGAGGACTCATGCACGTGACTTCACCAGGTGCAGAATCCCAGTTTTCTCGTGAAACTCGGACGCATCCCAGCCCCTGCACTGCCCTCCTGGCCTCGTTATGTCACCAGCAGACATGCCAGGTTGGACGGGGCTGGCTCGGGCTGCAGCCACAACGGGCGAGACCGACGTGGGCAAACGCCCTCCCCCCGCGCCCTCTGCCCCAGCAGCTCCGTGGCcctttctttatgattttttctCGTGGGTAAAAGGAGAACACTCCCAAGTCACATGAGGATTAGAAGAGAAAACGCACGAGGGAGGGGGCAATGCCGGCTACGACAGCCCCCGTCAGCGTGACTGTCACCTGTTGGTCTGGGTGGGGCTCAGCATGCCACGACGACACGCAGCGACACACCGGACACGGGCTGGACTTACGTGCGTCACCATTGTGTTCTCGGGGTGGCCGGCAGCAGGCCGGGGGGTCTCTGCGGCCCCGTCCCCAGGCGGAGGCTCCATCCCGCTCTCGGATCCGCTGGCTTCGGGCCTGTCCTCGCAGACGGCATGGGAGAGAATAGCAGCTACGCACAGCTCCACTTGGAAGTGCAGGAAGTTATTCCAGGTGTATTTGAAGAATAGGTCCTGAGGCAAACAGAGGGCACAGGCCAGGCCTCAGACTGGTCCCCTCCTGAGAGGACGCTGAGGCAGGTAGCGGCACATCTTCCCCCAGTGTCCCCTGCCGTCTGGACGGCCATCTCCTCGGGCTTGGAGGCACCTGCCCTTCTGCCTGCAGCCTGCCACATCTGTCCCCTTCATCTCTGCTCTCATCTGGACACTTCCTAAGGACTTGTCCTTCTGTCTCTGTTAGAAGCTTAACTCACTTGCAGCCTCTCTTCTTTTCTAGTGTGACTTTAAAAGGCTGTATGTTCCCTAGTAAATCCACTTTAGCTACATTCTGCACATTTTACTACGTAGGACTTTTATTATTCTTCCTTTATGATTTGACCCATGAGTCACTGGACTTATGTTAAATTCTCAGACACCTGGGGATTCTACCCAGGAGGGGACGTGAAATCAGGAGGTGCACATGTGGACACCTCCCCAAGGGAAGCCAGGGGGAACCAACCCAGGCTGCAcaggctgaggcccagaggacAGCCCCCCTCACCAAACTCTCCCAGACCGAGGGTGGGGGCACAGGCACAGAACAGAGGCCACAGCAGCCAGCATCCCAGACCCTCTGCTGTCTACATGGTCGGAGGGGGCGCAGGGTGGGGAGACGGGCTGACTCCACCGGGACAGATATCCGGGCTCTGCCATCACACCACAGGCTTAGGAACAGGAGAAGGGCGGGAAGGCCACCTGCGTGGCACAGTTCTCCTCTACAGAAACACAATCCCAAATCTTGGCTTCATTTTCTTTGCCTGGGTGACCTTGGGAGACCTTGCAGGTGGCTTCACTGTGTTACCTCGTCTTCAACAGCGTCAGACCCACCTCCCAATAAAGAAAAGCCCAGACCAGattggcttcactggtgaattctaccaaatatttaaagaagaattatcaccaatctatctaaaactcttccaaaagaaTTGAAGAGGGAACATTTCCTAAATTCATTCTGTAAGGCCAGTCAGCATtgccctgattccaaagccagatgAAGacatcacaagggaaaaaaaacaactaatgtCCCTTACGAACagtgatgcaaaaatcctcaacaaaataacagtaaaaagaattcagcagcatattaaacAGATTACACGCCATGACCAGGTGAATTtgttcctggaatgcaaggatggttcaacatgaaaatcaatcaatgtgatgcAGTGTATTCAAAGaatgaaggacaaaaaccacaaaaTTATCTCAACTGATACTgagaaagcatttgagaaaattcaacatattatttttcaataaaaactcTTCATAAACTAGGAAACTTCCTCAACATGATGAAGCGTGTCCAAGCCCACAGCAAACATCTACTCAGGGGTGAAAGacagaaagcttttcctctacgACCGGAAACGAGACCAGGATGCCTGCTTCtgtcacttctattcaacatagtactggaggctctagccagagcagttaggcaaggaaaagaaatacaaaacatccaaattggaaaggaaggaaagtaaaattatctcttttCACAGATGACGTAAtcttatatgaagaaaattctaCAAATTTCACATAAACTGttagagctaataaacaaattcagcaaagttctaagatacaaaatcaacacacaaaaatcagttgcatttctataaactaacaatgaacaattcaaaaaaaatttaaggaaataattctatttacaatagcacccaaaagaagaaaatacttaggaataaattaaagTTAGAAGGTAGGTcgaagacttgtacactgaaaactatcaAACATTgctgagggccggcccggtggctcaggcggttggagctctgtgctcctaacgccaaaggttgttggttcgattcccatatgggccagtgggctctcaatcacaaggttgctggttcctctcctcgactcccacagatggtgggctgcgccccttgaaactagcaacggcaactggacctggagctgagctgcgccctccacaattaagactgaaaggacaacaacttgacttggaaaaagtcctggaagtacacaccgttccccaataaagtcctgttccccttcccccaataaaatctttaaaataaataaataaaggtatgatccattaaaaaaaaagaaacattgctgaaagaaattaaagaggacacAAACGAGTGGAAAGGCCTCCGTGTTCACGGACCGGAACACTTGATATTGTTCAGCCGTCAAGGCTGTCCTAAGAGATCTACTGATTCAGTGCAACCTTTCTCAACAACCCAGTGCTGTTTTCTGTAGAAAGagaaaatccatcctaaaattcacatggaattaCAAGGGACCcaaacagagaaaataatcttggaaaagaacaaagttggactCACGCTTCCCTCGTTctaaacttactacaaagctgcagtaatGAGGAGACTGTGGTACTGGCATGAAGATGAACATATAGCTCCATGGAAGAGTTGAGAGTcaagaaataaactctcacatttatggtcagttgatttccaacaaaggtgccaagatcATTCCAGGGAAGAGGACAGTGTTttgaacaaatggtgctgggaaaactgaatacccacatgcgaaagaatgaagctggacgtTTACCTTACgctacatataaaaattaattcaaaatgtatcgaAGACTTCatagagctaaaactataaaattcttagaagaaaacataggagaagtTTCATGACagtggatttggcaatgatttcttggctatgacagcaatagataaattggacttcattaaaatgaaaaacttgtgTGTGTCAAAGGATActattaagagagtgaaaagaaaacccacaggATGGGAGAAATTCATCTATCCGGTAAAAGtttaatatccacaatatataaagaactcctacaactcaacaaccaccgaaaaaaccaaacaatccaattaaaaaatgggcaaagggggctggcccggtggttcaggtggttaacagtgccatgctcctaaccccgagGTCGCTGGTGagtcccacacgggccagtgagctgcgccctctacagctaagattgtgaacaacagctctccctggagctgggctgccgtgagcagccagaggttgacATGAGCTTCTGTGTGCTtctgtgtgctgccgtgagcagccggtggccagcacGAGTGGCTGGCAGctagcgagagctgccgtgagctgctgtgagtggccaaccagtgaccgactgcctcagccgggggaagcGCAAAGCTtgtaacaccagcatgggccagggagctgcgtcccacacaactagactgagaaacaatggcttgcaCCAgagtgcgggggggggggggggggggggggggggggggggagagagtgTAGgcgggagaagggggaaaaaaaaagggcaaaggtATTGGACAGTTATCCAAAGACACACaggcacatgagaagatgctcaatgtcactaatcattagggaatgTAAATCAAACCATGAAATTCTTCTCACAACCATTTTgctggctattattaaaaaaaatggaaaacaagtgttggcaagggtggagaaactggaaccctcacacatttctagcgggaatgtaaaatggtgtagccgcTGTGGATAACAGTTTGTTGCTTCCTCAAGAAAATTGAagagaattactatatgacccttcagttccacttctgggtatttattcaaaagaagtgaaagcagggacttgaacagatatttgtacatcccatttatagcagcattattcaaaacaACCAAAAGGAGGAAGTAACCCAAGCATCTATTCACCGATGAACGGATAAACCCAGTGTGGTCTGTGTATGCAGTGGGACATCGTTCAGCCACAAACAGGAAGGGCACTCAGACATCGGCTATGACAGGCATGCACTGAGGACACTACAATGAGTGAGGTCGTCCAAACCCAAAAGGCAGTACCTGATTCCTCTCTCTGAGGTCCCAGAGTAGCCAAATCCAGACAGAAAGTAAGATGTGAGGGCGGGGGCAGGGGAAATGGGGATCAACTGCTTAGTGGTCAGTGTTTGTTTgagaagataaaaaagttctgcAAAtagatggtagtggtggtggttaTACAAATTGTGAACGTAGttattaatgccactgaattgtatacttgaaaattattaaaacagtaaattctatgttatgtatatttttaccacaataaaagtaaaagaagttgggggagagaaagaaattttttttgaagagaggaaaaggaaaggaggtcTTTCGTAACTGCCCCTCTGACCCACAGCTGGGATTTTCCAGTCACAGCCGTGTCCGACTGACCTCCAAATGCTGGAAGGACTTCTGAGGCAGTCAGGACTTCAGGCCCAGTTCCAAGGCTGGGTCTTCTgggattaaaatttaaattcaaagagATTTCAGCTTCCTGGGAACAGAGGCCCAGGGGCAAGGCGGAAGAGAAGCCAGGGAGGGGGCCGACGCCCAGGGGCATGCTTTAGCGGCCGCCCCTCTCAGCGCCCTCCTTCTGCAGGCAACTGGGAGGGCGTGCTGAATGGAGGAGCACTCCCCACCGGCTGGGACAGGAGCCACTCGGGCAGCCTCGCTGTGGAGGACGAGGGGCCACTGCTCCTCTGGGATGTTTATGGTGAAGAGCTACAGGGAAAGTTCTAGCTTAAAGCAGGTAGTTGGAGAGGCCACAGCCATGTGACCCCATCACTCATGCTCACACGGAGCACATCCCCCAGTCACTCAGGACGTGGCCAAGCCTGGGCTGGCTCCAGGACATGGTTCTCTGCAGACTGTGCTGTTCCAGGACCAAAGCAGAACGCCATGTGGGAGAGGAAGCCCTGTGGCCCGCCCGCTGGACCCTGGCCTGTCTGCCCACCGCCATGCCCACTCACCAGCAGTAAGCCCATGGTGTTGAGCCGGCAGAGCTCCTGGTTGATGCTGGGCGTGTTCGTGTGCAGCAGTGCGGCCATGAGGCGGGCACCATGCAGACGGGCGTTCCCCAGGGGCTCCTCCAGCACGCCGATGGTGGTCAGGATCGCTTTTTTCTGCAAACATAGAAGCATCACCAGCTGGAACCATGCAACCCAGCATGGCCACTGCTCTCAGTTCAGGTGCCAGCTGCTCAAAGGGCCAGGGCTGCAGCTCCATGATGTGGCTGGGCTGAGAGGAGGGGTGTGGGGGCCAGGAGGGCTCAGAACCCCACTGCTCCCCATAGGGCCTCACAAGGAGGGAGTGGGGCTGGTCCGTGGGTCTCAGCCTGCCAGCCAAAGGGATGTACACCTTGTCTATGAGATGCCCGAGAACACGCACAGAGGAGACTGATGACAGAGCCTGCATGCAGGTAGCTCCTGATCCCGCACATATAGCATAACACATCCACCTTTTCATTCACAGAAGGTTCCAGAATCCCTGCCTTTGTAATATCTACTTTCTAGCGGGGGAGGCAGACAATAAGCAAGTTGATGACTATGACAAACTGTTCACAGATCATGGTGAGTGCTGAGGGCCAGCACCAGGAAAGGGGCGGGGCTGTGATGAGGGAGGGGGGCTAAGATGAGCTGGGTCTGCAGTGGGGAGTCAGCCCTCCCCTATGTGACCCAAGCACTCCCCAGAGCTGCTGAGCTGAGCAAACGGCCTCCTCTGGGACCTCGACCCTTGGCTGGGTGCCCAGGACTCAGAGGCCAGGCCAGCAATGGACTTGGGCTCTCAGGTGACCCCCTATTTCAGAACACAAGAGCCATCTAGGGGTGGCAAAACACTCGACTCCCATGCTCCACTTAAGAGAACAGACGGACATTCAGCAGCTGGGGGCCTGGCAATAGCAGTGCTGGGGTGTGTTCCCTCGTCCTGGATAAACCACAGGGGCCCTTTGCAAATCAGCCTCGCCTCCCATGTCTGCAGTGCACCCTGCAGCCGCCGAGCTCGTCTACCTTTGGTGGGCTGAGCAGAAGCTGGTGGAAGTCCTTCAGCCGCGGCTCGATGCCGTGCAGAATGCTGCCGCTGACAGAGCACCATCTCTCCAGCCCCTGAGAAAAGGACTCCGCCAAGCCCTCTGTCCTGTGGATGAGAGGGGGACATGCCCAGTCCTGCGTCCATCTCACTCCCGTCCAACATCCCCTGTCCCTCATCATGTCAAGGCTGCTTTGGCAGTGAGCACAGGGAGCAGCAGGCACCCCAGGCCTTTAGAAGCTGTTCCCTGGTGACAGCCCAGAGTGCCACCTTGGCCCTTCCCCGGGCCCACTCAC contains:
- the PPP6R2 gene encoding serine/threonine-protein phosphatase 6 regulatory subunit 2 isoform X1; amino-acid sequence: MFWKFDLNTTSHVDKLLDKEDVTLRELMDEDDILQECKAQNRKLLDFLCRQQCMEELVSLITQDPPLDMEEKVRFKYPNTACELLTCDVPQVNDRLGGDETLLNLLYDFLDREPPLNPLLASFFSKTIGNLIARKTEQVTVFLRKKDGFVSLVLRHLGTSALMDLLLRLVSCVEPAGLRQEVLHWLNEEKIIQRLVELIHPSQDEDRQSNASQTLCDIIRLGREQGGQLQEAAEPDPLLAVLESQDCVEQLLRNMFDGDQTESCLVSGTQVLLTLLEVRRAGTEGLAESFSQGLERWCSVSGSILHGIEPRLKDFHQLLLSPPKKKAILTTIGVLEEPLGNARLHGARLMAALLHTNTPSINQELCRLNTMGLLLDLFFKYTWNNFLHFQVELCVAAILSHAVCEDRPEASGSESGMEPPPGDGAAETPRPAAGHPENTMVTHLFQKCCLVQRILEAWEANDHTQAAGGMRRGNMGHLTRIANAVVRNLERGPAHTPVGEVIRGLPADCRGRWESFVEETLTETNRRNAVDLVSTHHLHPSSDDEDMEGAFPNELSLQQAFSEYQVQQMTATFVDQFGFNDEEFAEQDDSVNAPFDRITEINFNIDADEDSPSAALFEACCGDHIQPFDDDEDDDIWEDQDTRCAARVTARARFGGPHASENGLARGGRDGEEADAGAARVAASPAAAQKEVPRVDSGSEGTWTVFDEPVSPTASAPGVAMDVGSSVWAASAPSTSALEEKGWAKFTDFQPFCCSESGPRCSSPVDTGLGDAQDGLNQGPEKTFGPASPCAWNVCVSRNASLVASDSDEDKQKVAVTSEAVSMGPGRETPPLPTSVPRAPHAASAPPDPASPAPAEATSALPMAVSPEAATTVRSKVSPAPATPAVSVLVVSVTSMPVVAVTTTAPATPAPASPAVSTVAAPGTGTKDR
- the PPP6R2 gene encoding serine/threonine-protein phosphatase 6 regulatory subunit 2 isoform X2, producing MFWKFDLNTTSHVDKLLDKEDVTLRELMDEDDILQECKAQNRKLLDFLCRQQCMEELVSLITQDPPLDMEEKVRFKYPNTACELLTCDVPQVNDRLGGDETLLNLLYDFLDREPPLNPLLASFFSKTIGNLIARKTEQVTVFLRKKDGFVSLVLRHLGTSALMDLLLRLVSCVEPAGLRQEVLHWLNEEKIIQRLVELIHPSQDEDRQSNASQTLCDIIRLGREQGGQLQEAAEPDPLLAVLESQDCVEQLLRNMFDGDQTESCLVSGTQVLLTLLEVRRAGTEGLAESFSQGLERWCSVSGSILHGIEPRLKDFHQLLLSPPKKKAILTTIGVLEEPLGNARLHGARLMAALLHTNTPSINQELCRLNTMGLLLDLFFKYTWNNFLHFQVELCVAAILSHAVCEDRPEASGSESGMEPPPGDGAAETPRPAAGHPENTMVTHLFQKCCLVQRILEAWEANDHTQAAGGMRRGNMGHLTRIANAVVRNLERGPAHTPVGEVIRGLPADCRGRWESFVEETLTETNRRNAVDLVSTHHLHPSSDDEDMEGAFPNELSLQQAFSEYQVQQMTATFVDQFGFNDEEFAEQDDSVNAPFDRITEINFNIDADEDSPSAALFEACCGDHIQPFDDDEDDDIWEDQDTRCAARVTARARFGGPHASENGLARGGRDGEEADAGAARVAASPAAAQKEVPRVDSGSEGTWTVFDEPVSPTASAPGVAMDVGSSVWAASAPSTSALEEKGWAKFTDFQPFCCSESGPRCSSPVDTGLGDAQDGLNQGPEKTFGPASPCAWNVCVSRNASLVASDSDEDKQKGPARCQRTTRPRLSCTCRSHLRPAHGCLPRGSHHSTEQGQSCSSHSSSVCVGGVSDLNACGGRHHHSPSHPSPSQSSRLYSGCPRDRDKRQVSRAGWGKGTEWALGP